The following proteins are encoded in a genomic region of Cryptomeria japonica chromosome 11, Sugi_1.0, whole genome shotgun sequence:
- the LOC131061394 gene encoding uncharacterized protein LOC131061394 codes for MLLEGALQELCQKQQYPLPFCPSASVPFQWEAVSDKPKITVRSDPLVISSPLRDCTSVPFQGVEVPGKTQQKFMNDPLGTSFPSSHTNRAVAAVPFKWEEKPGQAKPFFPNKNPISSSITLSQKSFNSSHVDDSPKFSPRTLSERLRSIFQVKLSRPTKLSSAKTSLPIQNAYNGQCIEERGAEEVLTLNFSGGSEGEEEMFELDLNAPSSLGSERRFSSLAGDRTGASDAATPSLLANCLMNMMEISKAVPVEESFKQNMCLPSLVSVDPSDKEDSWDTMKEIQSKDLMSGYQQCPRFYSLQPASSPKGISSTNVYDSPKHIGWEGTEVICGEEDEMGTGTVDVPCLDLGFKDEKLHQLRSNGNNGSHSSSSSSSLASTFDFVEGRSPQSVTQCGDYCMDIVPFGTCTQSGKHSNCNQGTAKFKHPSKEPSYFQENPMFDAKVEETKAVDFIGRYGQHSKRTGFRPKRQTLCMVLKFGMISCCSWGAIHAQACRPRASAKTQAINWRKNGENHSSS; via the exons ATGTTGCTTGAAGGAGCACTTCAAGAGCTATGCCAGAAGCAACAGTATCCTCTGCCATTCTGTCCCTCTGCTTCGGTCCCCTTTCAGTGGGAGGCAGTTTCTGATAAGCCCAAAATTACTGTCAGAAGTGACCCACTTGTAATCTCTAGTCCCTTGAGAGATTGTACTTCAGTTCCATTTCAGGGGGTGGAAGTCCCTGGAAAAACCCAACAAAAATTCATGAATGACCCACTTGGAACCTCTTTTCCATCTTCCCACACCAACAGAGCAGTTGCAGCAGTTCCCTTCAAATGGGAGGAGAAGCCTGGGCAGGCAAAGCCATTCTTTCCAAATAAAAACCCAATTTCATCATCCATCACATTGAGCcagaaatctttcaattcttctcatGTGGATGATTCTCCAAAATTTTCACCAAGAACTCTGTCAGAGAGGCTTAGAAGTATTTTCCAAGTGAAATTATCAAGACCTACAAAACTGTCATCTGCCAAGACTAGTCTTCCCATTCAGAATGCATACAATGGACAATGCATTGAAGAAAGAGGGGCAGAGGAGGTACTAACCTTAAACTTTTCTGGAGGCTCTGAGGGAGAAGAAGAGATGTTTGAGCTAGATCTAAATGCTCCATCATCCTTAGGCTCTGAAAGGAGGTTTTCTTCTTTAGCTGGCGACAGAACAGGAGCTTCAGATGCTGCAACACCTTCTCTGCTTGCAAATTGTCTTATGAACATGATGGAGATTTCCAAAGCAGTCCCTGTTGAGGAATCATTTAAGCAAAATATGTGTCTCCCTTCCTTGGTCTCTGTTGATCCCTCTGATAAGGAGGACTCATGGGATACCATGAAGGAAATCCAGAGCAAGGATCTCATGAGTGGCTACCAACAATGCCCGAGATTTTATTCCCTGCAGCCAGCAAGCTCACCTAAAggaatttcatctacaaatgtGTATGATTCTCCCAAGCATATAGGATGGGAAGGGACTGAAGTGATCTGTGGGGAAGAAGACGAGATGGGGACTGGTACTGTTGATGTTCCTTGCCTTGATTTGGGCTTTAAAGATGAAAAACTGCATCAACTGAGAAGCAATGGGAACAATGGAAGccattcttcttcctcttcctcttcattgGCATCTACCTTCGATTTTGTTGAAGGACGATCACCTCAATCAGTTACACAATGTGGTGATTATTGTATGGACATAGTGCCCTTTGGGACTTGCACTCAGTCAGGCAAGCATTCAAACTGCAATCAAGGCACTGCTAAATTCAAGCATCCAAGTAAAGAGCCTAGCTACTTTCAAGAGAATCCAATGTTCGATGCCAAGGTGGAAGAGACCAAAGCAGTAGATTTTATTGGCAGATATGGACAGCATTCCAAGAGGACTGGATTCCGCCCAAAAAGACAAACACTCTGCATG GTACTGAAATTCGGCATGATTAGCTGTTGTTCATGGGGAGCAATCCATGCACAAGCTTGCCGTCCAAGGGCTAGTGCAAAAACCCAAGCTATTAATTGGAGAAAAAATGGAGAGAatcatagctcctcctaa